One genomic window of Glycine soja cultivar W05 chromosome 9, ASM419377v2, whole genome shotgun sequence includes the following:
- the LOC114425120 gene encoding pectinesterase inhibitor-like has protein sequence MRRIPTSVSSFAIHILLLLASISIPFTLCQPSFPWKDGNGDLVDQVCKKTPFYDLCSSILHSNPLSPKPDLKGVALLMVNNILANATDTLSYIEGLIKQTPDRELEQSLAFCAESYIPIVKYILPQAADAISQGRFGFASYCISDALKEVSSCDKKFSGATQAPLGDRNDIVQKLVNVASAIVKLLLKG, from the coding sequence ATGAGGAGGATCCCAACCAGTGTGTCTTCTTTTGCAATtcacattcttcttcttctagctTCTATTTCTATTCCCTTCACACTATGCCAACCCTCTTTCCCATGGAAAGATGGGAACGGCGATTTGGTAgatcaagtgtgcaaaaagaCACCCTTTTATGATCTTTGCAGCTCGATCCTTCACTCAAACCCTCTAAGTCCAAAACCTGATCTCAAAGGGGTGGCTCTATTAATGGTGAACAACATTCTTGCAAATGCAACTGACACACTGAGTTACATTGAGGGGCTGATCAAGCAGACCCCAGACCGTGAGTTGGAGCAATCCTTGGCTTTTTGTGCTGAGTCTTATATCCCAATTGTCAAGTACATTCTCCCACAAGCTGCTGATGCCATAAGCCAGGGTCGTTTTGGCTTTGCCAGTTACTGCATTTCTGATGCTCTCAAAGAAGTGAGTAGCTGTGACAAGAAATTCTCTGGTGCTACACAAGCACCCTTAGGGGACAGAAACGACATTGTGCAGAAGCTTGTGAATGTAGCTTCGGCCATAGTCAAACTACTTCTAAAGGGCTGA
- the LOC114425119 gene encoding uncharacterized protein LOC114425119 → MDHRSAMDRATEFDLESGLPLIGDDSKKVSAPSTASSAKQGKALFAKVSGGFAGGSVKGDDGPSLCCNEPSLSEVYADVMRVTNKPMMGRDSANRAQQTPVREKRKKASNKKAPKPPRPPKAPSLDAADHKLIREISELAMLKRARMERMKTLKKMKIAKSSAPSSSNASSLLAMIFTVVFFVVIILQGMSSGKTSVASFQGSPVSAGESEDGLISVHYQLNPSAIDSNAPGSESHTFVQQVAGSDLPEKLRRDSG, encoded by the exons ATGGATCATAGAAGTGCAATGGATAGGGCTACTGAATTTGATCTTGAAAGTGGATTGCCACTAATTGGAGATGATTCAAAGAAAGTCTCTGCTCCTAGCACGGCTAGCAGTGCAAAACAAGGAAAGGCATTATTTGCTAAGGTTTCTGGTGGGTTTGCTGGAGGTTCTGTTAAAGGTGATGATGGGCCAAGTTTATGCTGCAATGAACCAAGTTTAAGTGAAGTATATGCGGATGTGATGAGAGTAACAAACAAACCAATGATGGGGAGAGATTCGGCAAACCGTGCACAACAAACCCCAGTGAGGGAGAAACGTAAAAAGGCCAGTAATAAAAAGGCTCCCAAACCTCCAAGACCCCCAAAGGCTCCATCATTGGATGCAGCTGACCATAAGCTAATCAGGGAGATATCTGAACTTGCCATGTTGAAGCGCGCGAGGATGGAGCGTATGAAAACCTTGAAGAAGATGAAAATTGCTAAATCATCAGCACCATCATCTTCCAATGCCAGCAGCCTTTTGGCTATGATTTTCACTGTTGTCTTCTTTGTTGTGATAATACTCCAAG GCATGTCATCTGGTAAAACCTCAGTGGCAAGTTTCCAGGGATCTCCTGTATCAGCAGGTGAATCAGAGGATGGTTTAATTTCAGTTCATTACCAACTCAATCCTTCTGCAATTGACTCAAATGCTCCTGGTTCAGAGTCTCACAC TTTTGTACAGCAGGTAGCGGGTTCAGATTTGCCTGAAAAGCTGAGGAGAGATTCAGGTTAA